In a genomic window of Cydia fagiglandana chromosome 8, ilCydFagi1.1, whole genome shotgun sequence:
- the LOC134666934 gene encoding uncharacterized protein LOC134666934, which yields MYKNDANFDLFLKKNPTKVATKATNCSNATKVDTKNSQLKKLKDHLRTVCDVAKIVLSAKNNETENLMYKLKNLSRINAENLSMIQQLRMENYNTNSDVQFLSNFIHMAYQKLQKMRNEIPRDMPLMEELKTILLACGQYYLDYCNARDQCAQLKQRNRFLTSKLNIVENNLAATTEELRNLRNINMILKIKCDMHHKHGKEVSKKLVNVETSVNENKLLGDGNKSDYYGYNAGIPKDVECKHNINISSKSLCLTSHFETVNNLLLDQDIMLKELKELYLEVRPSCN from the exons ATGTATAAGAATGATGCAAATTTCGACCTTTTTTTAAAAAAGAATCCAACAAAAGTTGCAACAAAGGCAACAAATTGCAGTAATGCAACAAAAGTTGATACGAAAAATAGCCAGCTGAAAAAACTTAAAGACCACCTTAGGACCGTATGCG ATGTTGCAAAAATAGTATTGTCAGCCAAAAACAATGAAACGGAAAATCTCATGTATAAACTGAAAAACTTATCAAGGATTAACGCCGAAAATCTGAGTATGATACAACAATTGCGAATGGAAAATTACAATACGAACAGCGATGTGCAATTTCTTAGTAACTTTATCCATATGGCTTATCAAAAACTACAGAAAATGCGTAATGAAATACCTAGAGATATGCCGCTTATGGAGGAACTCAAGACTATCCTACTCGCTTGTGGGCAATATTATTTAGACTATTGCAACGCGCGCGATCAATGCGCACAACTCAAACAACGCAATAGATTTCTGACAAGTAAACTAAACATTGTGGAGAACAACTTAGCAGCTACTACCGAGGAACTGCGCAATCTTAGAAATATAAACATGATACTCAAAATTAAATGTGATATGCATCATAAACACGGAAAAGAAGTTTCGAAAAAACTTGTAAATGTAGAAACGAGCGttaatgaaaataaattattaggcGATGGGAATAAAAGTGATTACTATGGATATAATGCGGGTATACCGAAAGATGTTGAATGtaaacataatataaatatatctaGCAAAAGTCTATGTTTAACATCTCATTTCGAAACTGTTAATAATCTCCTTCTAGATCAGGATATTATGTTGAAAGAATTAAAGGAATTGTATTTAGAGGTTCGGCCAAGTTGTAATTGA